A stretch of the bacterium genome encodes the following:
- a CDS encoding DUF1573 domain-containing protein translates to MKFRRPFIIIAGALALSCSGEPKLSVEEPIYTAGQLAPRERKTVWFKLSNEGDKELVIENIRSLCDCIVVEQAPETIQPQSSDSLKVVYTAPDSAGPDESYLMLRTNSDPKNMKLGIKSTVLEVKLTREDSSIVIFPFQVSGLADGQKFSLDIFQYLIEHVPPGYTAKNPNEMTNKFRDDPAFEKEPLNDVARKWSNLLGIRFVVLGDARPSVTGEGLDLSIMLVDGTFRLPIGKRITGIEMENAFKATSDTIAYILSNLGELEKQAFIADLQRKWAEQRAAMIGKPAPPLAAENIISGKTIGIDNFKGSPLIIQFFSSDCDHCEEEMEWLKGLIQEHSDIAALGVSVDVGEIDSVKNFIKGKELNYPVILPTEENEKQLDPYYGGATPQTVIISPEGIVVEYFMGANSRTYAKFEKLLIGMLADKQ, encoded by the coding sequence ATGAAATTTAGAAGACCATTTATTATAATAGCTGGCGCACTTGCATTATCTTGTAGCGGTGAACCTAAATTATCTGTAGAAGAACCGATTTATACAGCTGGCCAACTTGCGCCTCGAGAGCGGAAGACCGTCTGGTTTAAACTATCTAACGAAGGCGACAAAGAGCTTGTCATAGAAAATATTCGTTCGCTTTGCGACTGCATTGTTGTCGAGCAGGCACCCGAGACAATACAGCCACAGTCAAGCGACAGCCTGAAGGTGGTTTACACTGCGCCGGATAGCGCAGGCCCGGATGAAAGTTACCTTATGCTCAGGACCAACTCAGACCCGAAAAACATGAAACTTGGCATCAAATCGACTGTTCTCGAAGTCAAGCTTACTCGCGAGGATAGCTCGATAGTCATATTCCCGTTTCAGGTTAGTGGTCTTGCCGATGGGCAGAAGTTTTCGCTTGATATATTTCAATACCTTATCGAACATGTTCCGCCGGGTTACACCGCCAAAAACCCTAATGAAATGACCAATAAATTCCGTGACGATCCAGCTTTCGAAAAGGAACCGCTCAACGACGTCGCACGCAAATGGTCGAATCTATTGGGCATACGCTTTGTTGTTCTCGGTGATGCAAGGCCTTCAGTAACCGGCGAGGGCCTAGACCTCAGCATTATGCTTGTCGATGGCACATTCCGTCTGCCTATTGGTAAACGAATTACCGGTATCGAGATGGAAAACGCCTTCAAAGCAACCTCGGATACTATCGCTTACATACTGTCAAATCTTGGTGAATTGGAAAAACAGGCGTTTATTGCAGACCTTCAGAGGAAATGGGCGGAGCAGCGTGCCGCAATGATTGGCAAACCAGCTCCACCGCTGGCCGCTGAAAATATTATTTCAGGAAAAACCATAGGAATAGATAATTTTAAAGGAAGCCCGCTTATCATTCAGTTTTTCTCCTCAGATTGCGATCACTGCGAAGAGGAGATGGAATGGCTTAAAGGGCTTATCCAGGAGCATTCAGATATCGCGGCACTTGGCGTCTCGGTGGATGTCGGCGAAATCGACTCCGTGAAGAATTTTATCAAGGGCAAAGAACTTAATTATCCAGTTATACTTCCGACCGAGGAAAACGAGAAACAACTCGACCCCTATTATGGTGGTGCTACGCCGCAAACGGTCATTATTTCGCCCGAGGGCATTGTTGTCGAGTATTTCATGGGCGCAAATTCCAGAACTTATGCCAAATTTGAGAAACTGCTTATAGGCATGCTTGCCGATAAGCAGTAA
- a CDS encoding TonB-dependent receptor — protein MGIRKAVFSILALTTLLFGADKCILSGFVRSAASGEAIAGANVYIEGEPFGAAANIYGYYTITSVPSGGPHNLIISAIGYAPQKIQIICEGKPLRNDFELMLQAIKGKEIVVQAQRVGGMKDPYIGHMLIKSDLIRHAPVLAEPDLFRTLQMLPGITSISDFSSGLYIWGGTPSDNLILLDNIEVYNPTHLMGFFSTFIVDAVREANLVKGGYPAKWGGRLGSVLEVTNKDGNRKEFHGNAELSLLSGKVFLEGPIKNGSYVIAGRRTWIDAATALLERNDIMDENLPYYFYDLQGRFNRDLGNRDKLSFSFYCGDDVFAIEDDEDEAQSSDSMIYSENENDDFEYRWGNLTLSTQWTHIFSEKLFSHMVLAGSKFRTKLDSDADDMELNDRIGDLTLKGDMSYAYNEEHFLNFGGMVKWREVKNYFNVREFDDEGIATSTFEMNDYTGASLLAGYIQDEYSPNIQWKVQGGFRLEYATNGGYFTIGPRLSGQRLLDDKTTLRAAYGHYYQYIHLINPLEEIGIATFDSWVPCNDDLKPAVSDHFVLGMETDYLPVHISMNAYFKHMNRLIESRDEVIFNSDGDIDARFHIGTGWASGFDISIEGKIGQFAGWAGYALGFTMRKMPGKNGGEFYPPKYDRRHSFKLYTAYKPSDRVTLAASFNYGTGQPSTEPIDFEEEVLGGYKYYWPIWDDNAYHNGRLPDYHRLDLSLNWVAYTGNWKLIPYFQILNIYNRSNVLFREWDEPMYDKIEADDSCMLPFLPTFGIRAEF, from the coding sequence ATGGGTATTAGGAAAGCTGTTTTTTCTATTCTTGCATTAACGACTTTGCTTTTCGGGGCGGACAAATGCATTCTTTCGGGTTTCGTGCGTTCGGCGGCTTCGGGTGAGGCTATTGCAGGGGCGAATGTATATATTGAAGGGGAACCTTTTGGCGCGGCAGCAAATATATATGGTTATTATACTATAACCTCGGTGCCATCGGGTGGGCCACACAACCTTATAATTTCGGCGATTGGTTATGCACCTCAAAAAATCCAAATAATTTGTGAAGGCAAACCTTTACGTAATGATTTTGAGCTAATGTTGCAAGCTATTAAGGGTAAGGAGATTGTTGTCCAAGCACAGAGGGTTGGTGGGATGAAAGATCCTTATATTGGACATATGCTGATCAAAAGCGATCTTATTCGTCATGCACCGGTTCTTGCCGAACCTGATCTTTTCCGCACACTTCAGATGTTACCCGGTATAACTTCCATCTCGGATTTCTCAAGTGGGCTTTATATATGGGGTGGGACGCCGAGTGACAATCTAATACTTCTTGATAACATAGAGGTTTATAATCCGACTCACCTTATGGGCTTTTTCAGCACATTTATTGTCGATGCTGTGCGCGAGGCCAACCTCGTCAAAGGTGGTTATCCTGCTAAATGGGGCGGGAGATTAGGTTCTGTTTTAGAGGTAACCAACAAGGATGGTAACCGAAAAGAATTCCACGGAAACGCGGAATTATCGCTTTTATCCGGCAAGGTATTCCTTGAAGGTCCTATAAAAAACGGAAGTTATGTTATCGCTGGGCGAAGGACTTGGATCGATGCTGCTACAGCCCTTCTCGAGCGCAACGACATTATGGATGAAAACTTGCCATATTATTTCTACGACCTTCAGGGAAGGTTCAATCGTGATCTCGGCAATAGAGATAAACTCTCTTTTAGCTTTTATTGTGGCGATGATGTTTTTGCTATCGAGGATGATGAGGATGAAGCTCAATCTAGCGATTCCATGATCTATAGCGAAAATGAAAATGACGATTTCGAGTATCGTTGGGGCAATTTGACATTGAGCACACAGTGGACACACATATTCAGTGAAAAGCTATTCAGCCACATGGTTTTAGCAGGAAGCAAGTTTAGAACTAAACTCGATTCCGATGCCGATGATATGGAATTGAACGACCGAATTGGGGACCTAACACTTAAAGGCGATATGTCCTATGCTTATAATGAAGAGCATTTTTTAAACTTCGGTGGTATGGTTAAATGGCGCGAGGTGAAAAACTATTTTAATGTGCGCGAATTCGACGACGAGGGCATAGCTACCAGCACATTCGAGATGAACGATTACACTGGAGCTTCATTGCTCGCAGGCTATATTCAAGATGAATATAGCCCGAATATACAATGGAAAGTTCAAGGTGGTTTTCGTTTAGAATATGCTACAAACGGTGGTTATTTTACAATTGGGCCAAGGCTTTCGGGGCAAAGGCTTTTAGATGATAAAACTACGCTAAGAGCAGCTTACGGCCATTATTACCAATATATTCACCTTATTAATCCGCTGGAGGAAATCGGCATAGCTACATTCGATAGTTGGGTGCCCTGCAATGATGATCTTAAACCAGCGGTTTCAGATCATTTCGTTTTGGGGATGGAAACAGATTATCTTCCGGTTCATATATCGATGAATGCATATTTCAAGCACATGAACAGACTCATAGAATCGCGCGACGAGGTTATTTTTAACAGCGATGGTGACATCGATGCTCGTTTCCATATCGGCACAGGATGGGCTTCGGGATTTGATATTTCTATAGAGGGCAAAATAGGGCAATTCGCTGGTTGGGCGGGTTATGCCCTTGGATTTACCATGCGTAAGATGCCTGGAAAAAATGGCGGTGAGTTCTATCCGCCAAAATACGACCGACGCCACAGTTTCAAGTTGTATACTGCTTATAAACCATCGGATCGTGTCACACTGGCTGCGTCCTTTAATTATGGAACTGGACAGCCTTCTACTGAACCTATCGATTTTGAAGAGGAGGTGTTGGGCGGTTACAAATATTATTGGCCGATTTGGGATGATAATGCTTACCATAATGGAAGATTACCGGATTATCATAGACTGGATTTGAGTTTAAACTGGGTAGCCTATACCGGCAACTGGAAGCTTATCCCGTATTTCCAGATATTAAATATCTACAATAGGAGCAATGTTCTTTTTCGGGAGTGGGATGAGCCTATGTATGACAAGATTGAAGCAGACGATAGCTGTATGCTACCTTTCTTGCCAACCTTTGGTATCAGGGCAGAATTTTAA
- a CDS encoding S8 family serine peptidase — MKTIVMSLCLLSIAVAFGAPNWVFFEDKGFQRGGRAEKEAISSVENRVSQRSLHRRALRGNPLDYEDIPVFPKYIERIENSGAKIRVISKFLNAVSVEADETALSMIIELPFVEHTKPVASFRRDRPFDLHESVPSYGDYGTSWTQNRMIGADRAHSLGLTGDGVLVCITDTGFKLDHLALDSSEVLGAYDFIDDDSIVSFEPGDPSPSESHGTMTWSVIGGYYPGDLIGTAYGVSVLLARTEHYTMESPVEEDYWIAAGEWADSAGADVISVSLGYSDWYTPDSMTGDIAPISIVADILAEHGICCVICSGNHGSAGATSVTVPGDADSVITVGAVDMYGNRLSFSGQGPTADGRIKPELSALGIGVKAASSSGISDFRTSSGTSASTPLVAGLTALMLEARPELAPMDIRTALISTASNNETPNNEIGWGIPDIMAALSYPVGGEAAIPIYTGWNLVSIPLADTITCDAAFPGHIGDIWLWEPDSAAYIEATVIEPGKGYFVLYDCDTLLIINGDTPLNSIDLELSSGWHAIGAVASTNSLGTIASRSTASIHNDFYLFSKDTDQYKQTKQFPPGHGGFLLVTVGGSVRLAE; from the coding sequence ATGAAAACAATCGTAATGTCACTCTGCCTTTTGTCTATTGCGGTAGCATTTGGAGCGCCAAATTGGGTTTTCTTTGAGGATAAGGGTTTTCAGCGCGGAGGTCGCGCTGAAAAGGAAGCAATATCATCGGTGGAAAATCGAGTATCTCAACGAAGTCTTCACCGAAGAGCACTCAGAGGAAATCCTTTAGATTATGAGGACATTCCGGTTTTTCCAAAATATATCGAACGAATAGAAAATTCAGGGGCTAAAATCCGAGTAATATCGAAATTTCTGAATGCGGTTAGTGTCGAGGCCGACGAAACTGCACTTTCCATGATTATTGAATTACCATTTGTGGAGCATACCAAACCGGTGGCAAGCTTTCGTAGGGATAGGCCTTTCGATCTCCATGAGTCTGTCCCATCCTACGGTGATTATGGCACCAGTTGGACACAAAACCGTATGATTGGCGCCGACAGAGCACACTCTTTGGGGCTAACAGGAGATGGAGTTCTTGTGTGCATCACCGATACGGGATTCAAACTCGATCACCTTGCTTTGGACTCTTCTGAGGTGCTTGGGGCATACGATTTTATTGATGATGATAGTATAGTAAGCTTCGAACCGGGCGACCCAAGTCCCTCAGAATCCCATGGAACCATGACATGGTCGGTTATAGGAGGCTACTACCCCGGCGATCTAATCGGCACAGCTTATGGTGTGTCTGTTCTCCTCGCGAGAACAGAACACTATACAATGGAATCGCCTGTCGAGGAGGATTATTGGATTGCAGCTGGAGAATGGGCGGATAGCGCCGGCGCGGATGTTATCTCAGTGAGCCTCGGGTATTCTGACTGGTACACACCCGATTCCATGACTGGCGATATTGCACCAATCAGCATAGTCGCCGATATTCTTGCCGAGCACGGTATTTGCTGCGTGATATGTTCAGGTAACCATGGGAGTGCTGGCGCGACTAGTGTTACTGTTCCGGGCGATGCTGATTCGGTTATTACCGTTGGAGCAGTTGATATGTATGGAAATCGCTTAAGTTTTTCAGGCCAAGGGCCGACAGCCGATGGTCGAATCAAACCCGAGTTATCGGCTCTGGGAATCGGAGTTAAAGCCGCAAGTAGCAGTGGCATATCGGATTTCAGAACAAGCTCCGGCACCAGTGCCTCCACACCTTTAGTAGCCGGACTCACTGCTCTCATGTTGGAAGCGCGCCCGGAACTCGCGCCGATGGATATTAGGACAGCCCTTATATCCACTGCATCGAACAATGAAACACCGAATAACGAGATAGGTTGGGGCATTCCTGATATCATGGCCGCTTTAAGCTATCCTGTTGGCGGTGAAGCCGCAATACCGATTTATACAGGATGGAATCTCGTTAGTATTCCATTAGCGGACACCATCACCTGTGATGCTGCTTTCCCTGGACACATCGGTGATATATGGCTTTGGGAACCCGATTCCGCCGCTTATATCGAGGCTACAGTTATCGAACCGGGTAAGGGGTATTTTGTGCTTTATGATTGCGACACGCTTCTTATTATAAACGGCGATACCCCCCTTAACTCTATCGATCTCGAACTCTCGTCTGGCTGGCACGCAATTGGCGCTGTGGCTAGCACTAACTCGTTGGGGACTATCGCAAGTCGTTCAACAGCGAGTATTCACAATGATTTCTATCTATTTAGCAAAGACACAGATCAATATAAACAAACAAAGCAATTTCCACCGGGGCATGGCGGATTCCTTCTTGTAACCGTTGGAGGTTCAGTCAGGTTGGCAGAATGA
- a CDS encoding mechanosensitive ion channel produces MKKIIILSVLFASIAFCSGSYVHVGQIDLFSIEQAGGGFSSIKRANLATRAIEMVMENPNSSTDSILIANNGSLVTVNFKRTRLFTVHPADTTGTGLTQMELAERWRKATIEGIETERKRSISAGNLAKFALGVLFPFLVIVIYILVQKLYSSLCKSAIKKEGTFFKGISFRNVEVIPAKLQVNIVLKLLVFFKWALLTLIFYVMILVFFNLFPATKIYTEAILETSLHWLRNIGNLMADVLKFIVFSLVFYLIARVLWGLSDMTFRHYATSPTTIKIPQAALEPLRRLTKIIIVFIFLLLLLAAIPGPGNYFALVLFVALLIVTSIAAMPFITSAIAGLSILLTRQIKTEDRVEVDGIIGQVKSIGLLWTTIEIDENKTAILMNHSLLAEKTIRFRNDKVELSDNKTPGDSDK; encoded by the coding sequence ATGAAAAAAATTATTATTCTTTCTGTTTTATTTGCATCGATAGCTTTCTGTTCGGGAAGTTATGTGCACGTGGGTCAAATTGACTTATTCTCTATCGAGCAGGCCGGAGGAGGTTTTTCTTCGATTAAGCGAGCAAACCTGGCCACTCGCGCCATCGAAATGGTGATGGAAAACCCCAATTCCTCGACTGATTCTATTCTTATTGCAAATAATGGCAGCCTTGTTACTGTCAATTTTAAACGAACTAGATTATTCACTGTTCATCCCGCTGATACGACCGGAACCGGGCTCACTCAGATGGAACTCGCCGAACGCTGGCGCAAAGCAACAATCGAGGGCATCGAAACCGAGAGGAAGAGATCCATCTCGGCTGGTAACCTCGCCAAATTTGCTCTCGGAGTGCTTTTCCCATTTCTCGTCATAGTAATATATATTTTAGTTCAAAAGCTCTATTCATCACTTTGTAAAAGCGCAATCAAGAAAGAAGGAACATTCTTTAAAGGAATTAGCTTCCGTAATGTAGAGGTTATTCCAGCCAAACTACAGGTCAATATTGTACTTAAGCTATTGGTATTTTTCAAATGGGCATTGCTCACTTTAATCTTCTATGTAATGATATTGGTTTTCTTCAATCTGTTTCCAGCTACCAAGATCTATACCGAGGCGATACTTGAAACAAGCCTACATTGGCTGAGGAATATCGGCAATCTAATGGCCGATGTCCTAAAATTTATCGTATTCAGTCTGGTGTTCTATCTAATCGCCCGAGTTCTATGGGGTTTGTCGGACATGACATTCAGACACTATGCCACTTCTCCCACAACAATAAAGATACCTCAGGCAGCTTTAGAACCTCTTCGTCGCTTAACCAAGATAATTATTGTATTTATCTTCCTTTTACTGCTATTAGCAGCAATTCCTGGGCCGGGGAATTATTTCGCGCTTGTTCTTTTTGTGGCACTTTTAATAGTAACTTCCATAGCCGCAATGCCCTTCATTACGAGTGCTATCGCAGGCTTATCGATACTCCTAACCCGACAGATCAAAACCGAGGATAGAGTGGAAGTCGATGGTATAATTGGCCAAGTTAAATCTATCGGTTTACTCTGGACCACAATCGAGATCGATGAAAATAAAACAGCGATACTAATGAACCACAGTCTCCTTGCTGAAAAAACGATACGCTTTCGAAACGATAAGGTCGAACTATCTGATAATAAAACACCCGGGGATTCCGATAAATGA
- the pgsW gene encoding poly-gamma-glutamate system protein produces MKWHSRRVNLGALVFLALIGIAIMAIVELSKVRVKKPYFEEKVEASNLTQIAFLTINNTGGDCVVIDSVVDRNGTGLIGEQFTLITTDRGNLTSKLTTTNPNWGAVVVDMLREVGVDAGDYVAVAYTGSMPALNIAVITAVQTIGAIPVIVSSVGASMWGANNPNFAWLDMENTLFDKGVFKYKSIAASLGGRGDIGGNVSPEGRRILREIIERNSIPFINAATLDESIDKRVQIYEEALPQEKRYSAYVNVGGGLGSIGSGQNLVALRSGINMRVPVGNYSRKGAMIKFGEKGIPMIVLSDINNIAARYGLPIAPEPLPDIPHGDVYSELKYRLWLVIVGLVFYLSLVFVIVRVDLKGIIFRRKR; encoded by the coding sequence TTGAAGTGGCACTCCCGACGAGTTAATCTAGGCGCTTTAGTTTTCCTTGCACTCATAGGTATAGCAATCATGGCTATTGTCGAGCTTTCCAAGGTACGTGTGAAGAAACCATATTTTGAAGAGAAAGTCGAAGCCTCTAATCTCACTCAAATAGCTTTTTTAACGATCAACAATACCGGCGGTGATTGTGTGGTAATTGACTCGGTGGTCGATAGGAACGGAACCGGCCTTATCGGTGAGCAGTTCACATTAATTACCACCGATAGAGGAAATTTAACATCTAAATTAACCACAACAAATCCCAACTGGGGCGCGGTAGTTGTCGATATGTTACGCGAAGTTGGTGTTGACGCCGGAGATTACGTCGCCGTGGCATACACTGGCTCGATGCCCGCATTAAATATCGCTGTCATCACTGCGGTGCAAACTATCGGTGCGATTCCAGTTATTGTTTCCAGTGTTGGAGCCTCTATGTGGGGCGCGAACAACCCAAATTTCGCATGGCTCGATATGGAAAATACTCTTTTTGATAAAGGGGTATTCAAGTATAAAAGCATAGCCGCATCTTTGGGTGGAAGAGGCGACATTGGCGGTAATGTCTCTCCTGAAGGAAGAAGAATTCTCCGCGAAATAATCGAGCGAAACTCGATTCCCTTCATAAACGCGGCGACGCTGGACGAGTCGATAGATAAACGGGTGCAAATCTATGAAGAGGCCTTGCCTCAAGAAAAAAGATATTCGGCTTATGTAAATGTCGGTGGTGGTTTAGGCTCTATCGGGAGTGGCCAAAACCTCGTTGCGCTGCGCTCTGGGATCAATATGCGTGTCCCGGTGGGCAATTACTCTCGAAAAGGCGCGATGATTAAATTCGGAGAAAAGGGAATACCGATGATAGTCCTTTCGGATATTAACAATATAGCCGCTCGATACGGCCTGCCGATTGCACCAGAACCTTTACCGGATATTCCTCATGGAGATGTTTATTCCGAACTAAAATATAGATTATGGCTTGTGATAGTTGGCTTAGTATTTTATTTGTCATTGGTTTTTGTTATTGTTAGAGTGGATCTGAAAGGTATAATTTTCAGAAGGAAGAGATAA